A region of Bacteroidia bacterium DNA encodes the following proteins:
- the rpsO gene encoding 30S ribosomal protein S15 — MYLNTEKKRTIFQENSLRGDAQDTGSPESQVALFTHRIAHLTEHLKQHRHDKSTELSLLKLVGKRRRLLNYLSRIDIERYRVLIKKLGIRR; from the coding sequence ATGTATTTAAACACAGAGAAAAAACGCACTATCTTTCAGGAGAATAGCCTCCGCGGAGATGCGCAAGACACCGGCTCACCGGAATCACAAGTTGCTCTTTTTACCCACCGAATAGCACACTTAACAGAGCATTTAAAGCAACATAGGCACGATAAATCCACAGAACTTTCTCTCTTAAAATTAGTTGGAAAACGTCGCAGATTACTAAATTACTTAAGCCGCATAGATATTGAGCGCTATCGGGTACTGATTAAAAAATTAGGAATTCGCCGTTAA
- a CDS encoding MerC domain-containing protein produces MRKIGDWLGIFSTTVCLIHCIATPLLILASGLVLGYEGIEYVSLLGAFVAVYFVWSHSRNKVTKTALAFGLVFLTIGICAEHFTEHFMQLVPYVKYAGSGILITTHLNNIRSKH; encoded by the coding sequence ATGCGTAAAATAGGAGATTGGTTGGGAATTTTCAGCACAACGGTTTGTTTAATACATTGTATTGCAACGCCATTGTTGATATTGGCTTCCGGCTTAGTGTTGGGCTATGAAGGTATTGAATATGTTTCTTTGTTGGGGGCTTTTGTTGCTGTATATTTTGTTTGGTCTCATTCTCGCAATAAAGTTACCAAAACTGCATTAGCGTTTGGTTTGGTTTTTTTAACGATTGGAATTTGTGCGGAGCATTTTACAGAGCATTTTATGCAATTAGTTCCCTACGTAAAATATGCCGGATCCGGTATCTTGATAACTACTCATTTAAACAATATTCGCTCAAAACACTAA
- a CDS encoding acetyl-CoA carboxylase biotin carboxyl carrier protein subunit, with protein sequence MFVFQVAGNSYQVSGNTINNVDYQPNICSLETNSWHILLDNFSYRIQLLEWDSAEKTIQFQINGKSILYKYLDEQDILLQKLGLNKLDTQKNSIIKAPMPGLIRKILVNPGDTVQKGDSLLVLEAMKMENVLKASANGTVQTIEVTAMQVVEKNQILIKFQ encoded by the coding sequence ATGTTTGTTTTTCAAGTTGCCGGTAATAGCTATCAAGTATCTGGTAATACTATAAACAATGTTGATTATCAGCCTAATATATGTAGTTTAGAAACTAACTCATGGCATATTTTGTTGGATAATTTTTCGTATCGAATCCAATTATTAGAATGGGATTCGGCGGAAAAGACTATTCAGTTTCAGATAAACGGAAAATCAATTTTGTATAAATACTTAGATGAGCAAGATATTTTACTGCAAAAATTAGGATTAAATAAATTAGACACACAAAAAAATAGCATCATAAAAGCACCTATGCCCGGTCTAATTCGCAAAATATTGGTAAACCCGGGAGATACTGTGCAAAAAGGAGACTCTTTGCTCGTTTTGGAAGCTATGAAAATGGAAAATGTCCTAAAAGCATCTGCTAACGGAACTGTTCAAACTATAGAAGTAACAGCAATGCAAGTGGTCGAAAAAAATCAAATCTTAATTAAATTCCAATAA
- a CDS encoding NAD(P)H-dependent oxidoreductase, with the protein MIALITATNRSNSYSSKIAAIYDKFLTELTEEPVFRYSLDQLPADFLASNLYGKRSDNFIPIEAAMREANKYLFVVPEYNGSFPGVLKLFIDSLKPQETFYGKKAALAGVSKGKFGNIRGLDHLVCVLNYLRVIVLPNRVHIISVHRIYDEATQSLDPTNTEDIRTQIKQFVEL; encoded by the coding sequence ATGATTGCACTGATAACCGCTACGAATCGTTCTAATAGCTATTCCAGTAAAATTGCTGCCATTTATGATAAATTTTTAACAGAATTAACCGAAGAACCTGTTTTTCGGTATTCTTTAGACCAGTTGCCTGCAGATTTTCTGGCCTCAAACCTATACGGAAAAAGAAGCGATAACTTTATACCCATAGAAGCAGCTATGCGTGAAGCGAATAAGTACTTATTTGTTGTTCCGGAATATAACGGGAGTTTTCCTGGCGTTTTAAAGCTATTTATAGATTCATTGAAGCCGCAGGAAACATTTTATGGGAAAAAGGCCGCTTTGGCAGGTGTTTCCAAAGGAAAATTTGGAAATATTCGCGGGTTAGACCACTTAGTATGTGTCTTAAACTACCTGCGAGTTATAGTTCTTCCCAATCGTGTTCATATAATTTCAGTACATCGCATCTATGACGAAGCTACTCAATCCCTTGATCCTACGAATACAGAAGATATTCGTACCCAAATCAAGCAGTTTGTTGAATTATAG
- a CDS encoding polyribonucleotide nucleotidyltransferase, which yields MRSITKSVTVGNQNISIETGRLAKQADGSVVLRCGETMLLATVVANKEVRPEIDFLPLSVDYIEKFSSTGRFPGGFLKRDGKISDYEILISRLVDRAIRPLFPDDYHADIQVIINLISSDREHQADSLACLAASAALMVSDIPFPDPVSEVRVLRKNGTFYINPCISQCEGNDLDLIVAATDDSIVMVEGEMREVSEEIMLDAIKVAHDAIKSLNQLQRELRSEVNLTTRQYEQKQRDEVLYQAVAEFATEPLTAIVRASLPKDERRKQIKDILQQLIDSFSERTGFDILDRKEEITSFFNEVEYHVVRSQVLDYKLRLDGRKPDEIRPIWCEVSYLPRAHGSAIFTRGETQSLTTVTLGSKLDEQMIDLATVQGVKRFMLQYNFPPYSTGEIKPLRAPARREVGHGNLAERALKPMIPADNEYTIRVVSDILESNGSSSMATVCAGTLALMDAGINITRPVSGIAMGLVVGENQHTILSDILGDEDHLGDMDFKVTGTTQGLTACQMDIKVRGISYEIIAEALAQAKRGRAHILEKMLETIASPRTDISQYAPRILKMAIPQDTIGAVIGQGGKVIQEIQRVTNTSISIEEVGKEGIVTISSPDKTCLDAAANWIKGITTVPEVGDVYLAKVKSIKEFGAFMEYLPGKEGLLHISEISHDRLASMEGVLEIGEEFEIKITGIDPKTGKFRLSRKALLPPKEGTNEEQQHNNNREDRPQRRNDRYSNDRPKRR from the coding sequence ATGCGAAGTATTACCAAATCCGTAACGGTCGGAAACCAGAACATCTCCATAGAGACGGGACGTTTAGCCAAGCAGGCAGACGGCTCCGTAGTCTTACGCTGTGGTGAAACAATGCTCTTAGCAACCGTTGTAGCCAATAAAGAAGTTCGCCCGGAAATTGACTTTTTGCCATTATCCGTTGATTACATAGAGAAATTTTCTTCTACGGGGCGTTTTCCCGGAGGGTTTCTCAAACGCGACGGCAAAATCAGCGACTATGAAATTCTAATATCTCGATTGGTAGATCGAGCTATACGTCCATTATTTCCTGATGACTATCATGCAGATATTCAAGTGATTATCAACTTAATTTCTTCTGATAGAGAGCATCAAGCAGATTCATTGGCTTGCTTAGCGGCTTCGGCAGCATTGATGGTTTCAGATATTCCTTTTCCTGACCCTGTATCGGAAGTCCGTGTACTGCGCAAGAATGGTACTTTTTACATTAATCCATGTATAAGCCAATGCGAAGGAAATGATTTAGACTTGATAGTAGCTGCTACCGATGATTCTATTGTGATGGTTGAAGGAGAGATGCGTGAAGTTTCAGAAGAAATCATGCTTGACGCTATCAAGGTTGCCCATGATGCAATTAAATCATTAAATCAACTGCAAAGAGAACTTCGTTCTGAGGTAAATCTAACTACACGTCAGTATGAGCAAAAACAAAGAGATGAAGTTCTATACCAAGCTGTTGCCGAATTTGCAACTGAGCCGCTTACGGCAATTGTACGTGCTTCACTTCCCAAAGACGAACGCCGGAAACAAATTAAAGATATTCTGCAACAATTAATAGATTCTTTTTCGGAGCGTACCGGCTTTGATATATTAGATAGAAAAGAGGAGATTACCTCATTCTTCAATGAGGTTGAATATCATGTAGTTAGAAGCCAAGTATTAGATTACAAATTGCGTTTAGATGGTAGAAAGCCTGATGAAATTCGCCCAATATGGTGTGAAGTTTCTTATTTACCTCGCGCGCACGGATCAGCAATATTTACACGCGGGGAAACACAAAGTTTAACTACCGTTACGCTTGGCTCAAAATTAGATGAGCAAATGATTGATTTAGCTACCGTTCAAGGTGTTAAGCGTTTTATGCTGCAGTATAATTTTCCGCCATATTCTACGGGTGAAATCAAGCCACTCCGCGCACCTGCCAGAAGAGAGGTAGGGCATGGAAACCTTGCCGAGAGAGCTTTAAAACCGATGATTCCTGCTGATAATGAATATACTATCCGCGTTGTTTCAGATATTTTAGAGTCAAACGGGTCAAGTTCAATGGCTACTGTTTGTGCCGGTACTCTTGCCTTAATGGATGCCGGAATTAACATAACTCGGCCAGTTTCCGGAATTGCTATGGGCTTAGTCGTAGGCGAAAATCAACATACAATTCTTTCCGATATTTTGGGCGATGAGGATCATTTGGGTGATATGGACTTCAAGGTAACCGGAACTACGCAAGGACTAACTGCTTGCCAAATGGATATTAAAGTACGCGGAATTTCGTATGAAATTATCGCAGAAGCTTTAGCGCAAGCGAAACGTGGCCGTGCCCATATCTTAGAAAAAATGCTTGAAACCATAGCTTCTCCAAGAACAGATATATCTCAATATGCTCCCAGAATATTGAAAATGGCAATTCCTCAAGATACTATTGGTGCTGTGATTGGGCAAGGCGGAAAAGTTATTCAGGAAATACAGCGCGTTACAAATACCTCTATTTCGATAGAAGAAGTAGGTAAAGAAGGAATCGTAACTATATCTTCTCCAGATAAAACTTGCTTAGATGCCGCTGCTAATTGGATAAAAGGCATTACAACAGTTCCCGAAGTAGGTGATGTTTACTTAGCTAAAGTAAAATCTATTAAGGAGTTTGGTGCATTTATGGAATATTTACCCGGTAAAGAAGGTTTATTACATATTTCAGAAATATCTCATGACCGTTTAGCTTCTATGGAAGGAGTTTTAGAAATCGGAGAAGAATTTGAAATCAAAATTACCGGAATAGATCCTAAAACAGGTAAGTTTCGCCTGAGTAGAAAAGCATTACTACCACCAAAAGAAGGTACTAATGAAGAGCAACAACACAATAATAATAGAGAAGATAGACCGCAGAGGAGAAACGACAGATACTCTAATGATAGACCTAAAAGACGTTAA
- the dapA gene encoding 4-hydroxy-tetrahydrodipicolinate synthase yields the protein MLFQGLGVALVTPFHADGRLDKTALRNLVKHTLPHVDFLVPLGTTGENPVLSDLESQQVIEIVLEENQGKKPILVGCGGNDTRKVCLRIEQYTKLYPIQGFLSVTPYYNKPSQAGLILHYNQVAQATQLPIVLYNVPGRTSVNMLPKTVLEIAHAHHNIVAIKESSGSLEQGMEIFRSKPAHFSVLSGDDPLALPGIALGFSGLISVVANVFPAETAQLVRLCQKQSFESALKIHYSLLPTISLLFQEGNPTGIKAYLAEKGICGSHTRLPVPPASNQLTKAIQQDIERIQGEFVLLST from the coding sequence ATGTTGTTTCAAGGTCTTGGTGTTGCGCTGGTTACGCCTTTTCATGCGGATGGAAGGTTGGACAAAACCGCCCTACGAAATTTAGTAAAGCATACTTTACCACATGTAGATTTTTTAGTTCCATTAGGCACAACGGGAGAAAATCCGGTATTGTCAGATCTTGAAAGCCAGCAGGTTATAGAAATTGTTTTAGAAGAAAATCAAGGGAAAAAGCCAATTTTAGTTGGTTGTGGTGGAAACGATACCCGCAAGGTTTGTTTACGTATTGAGCAATATACCAAACTATATCCGATTCAGGGTTTTTTGAGTGTTACTCCGTATTACAATAAACCTTCCCAAGCCGGCCTGATTTTGCATTACAACCAAGTTGCGCAGGCTACCCAATTGCCGATAGTTTTGTATAACGTTCCGGGTAGAACGTCTGTAAATATGCTTCCTAAAACCGTATTGGAAATTGCCCATGCACATCATAACATTGTAGCTATCAAAGAGTCATCAGGGAGTTTAGAACAAGGGATGGAGATTTTTCGCTCAAAGCCGGCTCATTTTTCGGTTCTTTCCGGTGATGATCCCTTAGCCCTTCCCGGAATAGCACTCGGCTTTTCAGGGCTTATTTCTGTGGTAGCCAATGTTTTTCCGGCAGAAACAGCTCAATTAGTTCGGCTATGTCAAAAACAGTCGTTTGAATCTGCCTTAAAAATCCACTATTCATTACTACCAACTATTTCTTTATTATTTCAAGAGGGAAATCCAACGGGCATTAAAGCCTATCTTGCTGAAAAAGGCATTTGTGGTTCACACACCCGCTTACCCGTTCCCCCGGCATCTAATCAATTAACTAAAGCCATTCAACAAGATATTGAACGAATTCAAGGCGAATTTGTATTGCTATCAACATGA
- a CDS encoding phosphoribosylaminoimidazolesuccinocarboxamide synthase: MNAFQQTSYQFPRQTAFYRGKVRDVYEIEEQVLVLIASDRISAFDVILPAPIPHKGQVLNQTAAYFLNSLKNIVPNHFLVSPDPNVTLALKCNPFPVEVVVRGYLCGHAWRVYAAGERTLCGNKLPDGLRENDPFPEPIITPAIKSKFGHDEDISEYEILKSKLLDEEDWFPIRHYALQLYHEGTKSAEKQGLILADTKYEFGTFEDKILLIDEVHTPDSSRYFWADGFSERQQAGESQMHLSKEFVREWLLSQGFHGQEGASPPPMSSEIITEIRQRYIQLYEQITGQHFEPRNYSASTEQELFEKTVQTLLDMGLKV, translated from the coding sequence ATGAACGCTTTCCAACAAACAAGCTATCAATTTCCGCGTCAAACCGCTTTTTATCGGGGAAAAGTGCGTGATGTCTATGAAATTGAAGAACAAGTATTGGTCTTGATTGCCAGTGACCGTATTTCGGCATTTGATGTAATCCTCCCAGCTCCTATTCCACACAAAGGCCAGGTTCTAAATCAAACGGCGGCCTATTTTTTAAATTCCCTAAAAAATATTGTCCCAAACCATTTTTTGGTTTCTCCTGACCCAAATGTAACACTTGCTTTAAAGTGCAATCCTTTTCCGGTTGAAGTTGTAGTACGCGGCTACCTCTGTGGGCACGCATGGCGCGTGTATGCAGCCGGTGAAAGAACCCTGTGCGGAAATAAGTTGCCAGACGGATTACGAGAAAATGACCCTTTCCCAGAGCCAATCATTACGCCAGCCATCAAATCTAAATTTGGCCATGATGAAGATATTTCTGAATATGAAATTCTGAAATCTAAGCTCTTAGATGAAGAAGATTGGTTTCCAATTCGGCATTATGCGCTACAATTATATCACGAAGGAACAAAATCTGCTGAAAAACAAGGGCTTATCCTCGCTGATACAAAATATGAGTTTGGAACTTTTGAAGACAAAATTCTATTGATTGACGAAGTGCATACGCCTGACTCTTCGCGGTATTTTTGGGCTGATGGATTTAGTGAACGCCAGCAAGCCGGCGAATCTCAGATGCATCTTTCAAAGGAATTTGTGCGGGAATGGCTTCTCTCGCAGGGATTTCACGGCCAAGAAGGAGCATCGCCTCCGCCAATGTCTTCCGAAATCATCACAGAAATTCGGCAACGATACATCCAACTGTATGAGCAAATTACCGGTCAGCACTTTGAACCCAGAAATTATTCCGCCAGCACAGAACAAGAATTATTTGAAAAAACAGTACAAACACTACTCGATATGGGGCTAAAAGTGTAA
- a CDS encoding PorT family protein: MKKLLLLLTVYVLSQNIAFGQKGFHLGFKVSPQSTWLRNQNDADANSTLDYDYKYGLSGGIFGGYHFTDNIGLELNFLYSSQGQKWKGTYKSPVETVTHDIKGLTNLNYFKMPLLLKFNTSPDAGTMFSFFLGPQLSFLMGSKEEHSYDGFTDIKIDGVNGSITNKTLGQTMSFQFNESQFSKTLFDAVFGMGVIFKVSDRIHINFDVRFDYSLSNAENKDATISGSYKTNSGQTLGTFSNVKYWKDRYHRFGDNPTNPFIWFTPDANNPSPKVRETATNIVGAINLGMTFVIPQ; the protein is encoded by the coding sequence ATGAAAAAATTACTCTTACTACTTACTGTTTATGTACTGAGCCAGAATATCGCTTTTGGCCAAAAAGGATTTCATTTGGGTTTTAAAGTTTCCCCACAATCTACGTGGCTGCGAAACCAAAATGACGCAGATGCTAACTCAACCTTAGATTATGACTATAAGTATGGTTTGTCAGGCGGTATCTTTGGCGGATACCACTTTACGGATAACATTGGTTTGGAATTAAACTTTTTATACTCCAGCCAAGGGCAAAAATGGAAAGGTACCTATAAGAGCCCAGTGGAAACGGTAACCCATGATATTAAGGGACTTACAAATCTAAACTACTTCAAAATGCCCTTATTGCTTAAATTTAATACCTCGCCGGATGCCGGAACTATGTTCTCCTTTTTCTTAGGTCCGCAATTATCTTTTTTAATGGGATCTAAGGAAGAACACAGCTATGACGGCTTCACAGACATCAAAATTGACGGAGTAAATGGCAGCATTACCAACAAAACATTAGGTCAAACTATGTCCTTTCAGTTTAACGAATCACAGTTTAGTAAAACCCTCTTTGATGCCGTATTCGGAATGGGAGTTATCTTTAAAGTCAGCGATAGAATCCATATTAACTTCGATGTCCGCTTTGATTACAGCCTTTCTAATGCTGAAAACAAGGATGCTACCATTAGCGGATCTTACAAAACTAATAGTGGTCAAACACTTGGTACATTTAGCAACGTAAAATACTGGAAAGACCGTTATCACCGATTTGGAGATAACCCTACTAATCCATTTATTTGGTTTACTCCGGATGCAAACAACCCATCACCCAAAGTTCGTGAAACAGCTACCAATATTGTAGGAGCTATTAATCTCGGGATGACGTTTGTTATTCCACAATAA